In Pseudobdellovibrio exovorus JSS, the genomic stretch AAATCAGATGAGCGTTTGAGAAAATTGACATTTTCTTTACTGAAATACTCAGTAAAGGTGTCATGATGATCTTAAGATTTGCATAATCTTGTCGTTGCAATAATGGAAGGATAGAGTTGCTAATTATGTTAGTTTGATTTGTAAGATTGAAAAAGAGAGCTACCTGTATCAGCGTAGAAAAAACAGTAAGTGATATTAAAAGAAAAATATATTTTTTCATCTAATAGGATGGGGGAATGTGTTAATAGAATTTAACAAAGAGGATGAGATCTTAAGACGTTTATAGATTTTATCAATGTCAGGAAAACCACGATAAAGATCGAGCATATTGGGATTACTGGCCCGTACAAAGACAAGAGGTATGTCTTTTAAGACGTGAGATTTGTATTCGACAAAAGATGTTGTGCTACTTGTATCTTCATAGACCCATTTTCCTGAAAATTGAAATATAAAATTTTTAAAAAAATCAGAAAATTTCGGATCGAATAATAAGTTCCCATGCTCGTTGTAAGAATATTTTTTTATTTGAGAAAATTGATCTATTGTTGTTGGCGTAGAAATACGCCTATTCTTAAAATATAATAATTGTCTAAAAGCTTCTATATGTGAGGTTAATGCCGCTTGGTATTTTGAGATATGTAGCCCCATGCCTATAAAGCACATACTCTCTAGTTGTAAGAAACAGAGACTGAAGACTTTGTTAGCGAGATCGTTTTGAAATATTCGGCAGCTAATATTTTCTTTTCTATGAAATCTGTCAAATGGCTCTTCCAAGTCAAAGCAACGAAAGCTTTTTAAAAATCCGCCATGATAATTAAGAAGAAAGAAGTCTCGTTCTTGAAGCTCACACAAGGCTTTTTCTTGAGCAGTTAAAATATCTGTGAAGACAGCACATCCATTGCTAGAAGGTATGTTATTTTCTAAAATGATTAAGCGCTCATATGCTTCAGCGAAGGCGATTTGAAGGGCCTTATCAGCATTTGTTGCAGTTCCTCTTCCAGTTGTTTTGAAAGAATCTATCGAGAGATCTACATGGTAATCATAAATAAGATTGTGAAAGTCTTGCGGCCAAATAATTTTTGAGACTTTTAACACATTCCGCTTGGTTAAGTTATAAATGGATGTGTTTAATTTTTTTTGAAGTTCCATACCAAAGTGCGTGAATTATATTTTGAGATGTCTCCTTTAATGTTGTGAGACATGGCGGTTGTGTAGGGGGCAGCAAAAATAGGAACTACTTTTGCTGCCAAGAGCGATTCATAGTGGAGTTGGTTGATATATTGAGCTTGTTCAGCTGAATTACGCTGAAGAGTGAATTCTAATAGCAATTGTTCAGTTTTTTTATTCTTTGCAACTAAAAGTCCATGTTTAACTGCAAAAGCAAAAAAAGAGAAACTATTGTCAAAACTAACATCATTTGTCAGGAGCATAATGTCAGGGGATCTTTTAACGCCATTTAATATACTATTTGGATTATGTTTTTCAATCTTTAGATTTGGTATATCTTGTTTTAAATGTTCCCACTTTTGAGGATTAGATACGCCTAAAGTAAATACGTACTGAGGTACAGAGGTCGATTGTAAACGGTTTATTCGTACGTTCTCTTGTTGTTCTTTTGTAAGGTAGCCCTGCCCAAAAAACTGAATAAATTCGTCAGTTTTTTGGGCTCCATATATCTGAAGTTTATTAACTTCATCAGAGATTTTTTTTGCTACAAAAAAACGTTCGCTAATCTGTGACTCTTGTGCCGCTTTATCGGAAAAAACGACCAGTCCTACGCTAATAGGATATGTTTCAAGTTTACTCCAGTTTTTATTACGAAGAGACATGTCAATATCTGCAGTTAATGGAACTGTCGAGCTGATGATATCAATTTTATTTTCTGCAAGTAACGATTCCACCGTATGAGAGTTTGAATTGATGATTTCAATAGTATCTGGTGCTTGAGGGTGGTGTTGATATAATTTCGCGTTGGCATGCAGACGACTGAAATCATTATTTTTGATATGGTAATATCCAGACGTTATTGAATAGTCTATTATTTTAGACTCAGAAAGCGGCACTGCTTGGTCAAGAGCTTTGGCTGGGATGATTTTGAAGTTTATTGAGGATAAAAGAGACAGGAGCAGAGGTTTCTTCTGCTCCTCGGATATCTTGATTATTAGTTGGTTTTTGCGAACAAATATTTTCTGAAGACAACTGTTGGAGTTTTCTTCAGAGGAACAAAGAAGATATTTAATATTTGCATGATCGTTCTGTTGATGAAGTATAGAGCGGTGAAGGCTTATCAGAGCATCATTGGCTGTCACTGTAGTATTATCTTCAAAATGACAAATGAATTCATCCTCGCTCCATTCATAGAAAGTGCAAAGGTCTGGATGAAGCTGTCCATCTAAACCTTCATTTATGAGGCCACGGTAAAGATGATTTGTAAAAAATGCGTTTGTTAAAGTTGTATTTTGAATGGGATCAACAGGAAGCTTAAGATTATCTAGATTGACTGCGACACGGAGAGAGTACGACATATGAAGAGTCCTTGTAGTTGAAGCAGTTATAAGAGTGATCAAAGTTACAAATACAACTAAGCAGTATGAGGGCTTTATCAGTATCAATCAGTCAAAGTTCCTATACAGTTCGCTGGTTCACTAGATTCCGTAATATTTAGAGTTTGGATTAAGTTTTCGGATTGAAGCTTTTGAACTAAAGATGAAGAGGGCTCTTTAGCCTTATAATTATGAGCAAATGAAAAAAGACTTATAAACATCGTAGTGATAAAAGAGATACTTCTTTTTATAGACATAGATCCTCCTCAATCTTTTTATTCTAAAAGGCCGATGGCGGTAAATATATATATGTTTTGTTGTAAATATTACTGAGGTGAGAGTTGAAAGCTGACTCTGTCTATGTGTTAATAGACCTAATAGAGTCTATTCCGCAGTGAAGTGGAATAAGAAATTAAATCTGTTAATCTAAAGTAATCTTCTCCGCCTCTGTTCTGATTGGCTCACAGATTCCCATCTGTTATTCTTGTTGTATTTGTTTTTTTCCTTGGTCCACAGTTCTGATTGGCTCACAGATTCCCATCTGTTATTCTTTCATTGATGAACTGTATGAATACTTTGGAGTTCTGATTGGCTCACAGATTCCCATCTGTTATTCTTCGTCGGTAGCGACGGTGTTCATGGTTTCAGTTCTGATTGGCTCACAGATTCCCATCTGTTATTCTTTGCAAGGGTCGGGGGATCGGGGGTTAAACGTTCTGATTGGCTCACAGATTCCCATCTGTTATTCTCAAACTCAGTAAAACATTTGCAATACATCAGTTCTGATTGGCTCACAGATTCCCATCTGTTATTCTACAAATTTCAGCGAACATCGACAAGGTTGTGTTCTGATTGGCTCACAGATTCCCATCTGTTATTCTCGTCAATGAAGACAGTTGTCACAGCCGTAGGTTCTGATTGGCTCACAGATTCCCATCTGTTATTCTAAGCATTTAAAAAGAATCATTGAGCGAAAGTTCTGATTGGCTCACAGATTCCCATCTGTTATTCTAAGCATTTAAAAAGAATCATTGAGCGAAAGTTCTGATTGGCTCACAGATTCCCATCTGTTATTCTCTGCTGCGACCATGTTGAAAGTTTCACTCAGTTCTGATTGGCTCACAGATTCCCATCTGTTATTCTTTACACAATTCAACTATATGCCAGTTCCAAGTTCTGATTGGCTCACAGATTCCCATCTGTTATTCTAGCTGTTGCAAAATCAGTCAAAATGAAAACGTTCTGATTGGCTCACAGATTCCCATCTGTTATTCTTGATCGCAGTATTAAAGGGTTTAGAGATGTGTTCTGATTGGCTCACAGATTCCCATCTGTTATTCTCGTGATCTTCTGGCCCGTTTCTTTTAAATAGTTCTGATTGGCTCACAGATTCCCATCTGTTATTCTTATATTGAACATGGCAAAAAATACCGCCAGTTCTGATTGGCTCACAGATTCCCATCTGTTATTCTACGGTTCCGTTTTTGAGGGGACGAAAGTTAGTTCTGATTGGCTCACAGATTCCCATCTGTTATTCTGAGATCACGGATCATCCTGATTTGGATCTGGTTCTGATTGGCTCACAGATTCCCATCTGTTATTCTAAATAGGCACAGATGGCTTTGGCGTTCTCTGTTCTGATTGGCTCACAGATTCCCATCTGTTATTCTGCTTCTCAAGCGAATCAGCGAGCCGCTTGCGTTCTGATTGGCTCACAGATTCCCATCTGTTATTCTCGAGCTCGCTAAACTATTAGATCATCAGATGTTCTGATTGGCTCACAGATTCCCATCTGTTATTCTTGACTTTTTTTGTAAGCCTACTTAGTTTCCGTTCTGATTGGCTCACAGATTCCCATCTGTTATTCTGAGAGACCAGAGAGGTCTAATCTAGGGGTAGTTCTGATTGGCTCACAGATTCCCATCTGTTATTCTATATGGAAAAAGAATGTGCATCATGCGGCGGTTCTGATTGGCTCACAGATTCCCATCTGTTATTCTCTTAGAGGGTCACGAGATGCTCGATCTACTGTTCTGATTGGCTCACAGATTCCCATCTGTTATTCTCAACAGAGATCGCCTCTCTGATGTGGCTGAGTTCTGATTGGCTCACAGATTCCCATCTGTTATTCTAGAGGAAAAAGAAATACAGGACATAATGAGGTTCTGATTGGCTCACAGATTCCCATCTGTTATTCTAATGGGCTTACAAAGCTCATTACACCGCCGGTTCTGATTGGCTCACAGATTCCCATCTGTTATTCTGGCCGTCTCGAGGGTGATGAATATGTTGCTGTTCTGATTGGCTCACAGATTCCCATCTGTTATTCTGCGCCGGTCCAATGGTCCAAACATTTTGTCGTTCTGATTGGCTCACAGATTCCCATCTGTTATTCTTGATTCCCAAACACAAAAAAAGTATTTTTGTTCTGATTGGCTCACAGATTCCCATCTGTTATTCTAAGGAGTCTCCGTGAAAACATACATCAAAGGTTCTGATTGGCTCACAGATTCCCATCTGTTATTCTCCAGCTTAAAATTGTAATAAACCCGCCCTTGTTCTGATTGGCTCACAGATTCCCATCTGTTATTCTTTAGATTGGCTTCATATCTCACCTCCACAAGTTCTGATTGGCTCACAGATTCCCATCTGTTATTCTTTGGACCTTTAGCCTTGGCGTTTATAAGCCAGTTCTGATTGGCTCACAGATTCCCATCTGTTATTCTTGCACAGAATCGATGGCCCCGGCCATTTAGTTCTGATTGGCTCACAGATTCCCATCTGTTATTCTTAAAAGGTGAGACGTGGTTCTTGAATGGATGTTCTGATTGGCTCACAGATTCCCATCTGTTATTCTTTGCGCGAGTTACCAAGAGCAGCCGTGTCGGTTCTGATTGGCTCACAGATTCCCATCTGTTATTCTAATTATACACAGGTTGTTCACCTAAGTGAGGTTCTGATTGGCTCACAGATTCCCATCTGTTATTCTTTGTGCAAGCCGCTTGCTTAAAAGTAACATGTTCTGATTGGCTCACAGATTCCCATCTGTTATTCTCCACCAGAACTTCTTACCCTCTGATGACCGGTTCTGATTGGCTCACAGATTCCCATCTGTTATTCTGTTTCTCGTTGTCCTAAATAAGACAAGCCAGTTCTGATTGGCTCACAGATTCCCATCTGTTATTCTGACTTTTAGCTGGTTGTGGTTGTTGCATACGTTCTGATTGGCTCACAGATTCCCATCTGTTATTCTGGCCTTTAGCGGTATCGCCTGCAATCCCTTGTTCTGATTGGCTCACAGATTCCCATCTGTTATTCTCCATTTTCAAAGAAGTCTCGTCGTAATTCAGTTCTGATTGGCTCACAGATTCCCATCTGTTATTCTAAAAATCGACTTGAGTGAAAGGTTATATGCGTTCTGATTGGCTCACAGATTCCCATCTGTTATTCTAGCTCGCTACAGTTTAAAAAAATTAGTACAGTTCTGATTGGCTCACAGATTCCCATCTGTTATTCTGTTAATTATGTGATTAATGATAGATAATTGGTTCTGATTGGCTCACAGATTCCCATCTGTTATTCTCAGACGTTTACACGCCAGAGGGCGAAGACAGTTCTGATTGGCTCACAGATTCCCATCTGTTATTCTTGAAAAAAAATTTATATGCAATCCGTGACAGTTCTGATTGGCTCACAGATTCCCATCTGTTATTCTATTGCGAGTATTACGGCGGCAAGCTAGCCCGTTCTGATTGGCTCACAGATTCCCATCTGTTATTCTAAACATTCAGCTTAGCAAGAAGTTTTCTGTGTTCTGATTGGCTCACAGATTCCCATCTGTTATTCTAGTATTTTGAAAAAACAGAAGAGTTTAACAGTTCTGATTGGCTCACAGATTCCCATCTGTTATTCTCATCTATCCCATCAGGAAAGTACTTTCTACGTTCTGATTGGCTCACAGATTCCCATCTGTTATTCTAGCGCTTCATCAAAATGAACTCAAGCCAGAGTTCTGATTGGCTCACAGATTCCCATCTGTTATTCTTTTTCGCCTTCAGCAGTTTGAACCACCTCAGTTCTGATTGGCTCACAGATTCCCATCTGTTATTCTTTCGTTTTAATCATAGAATTCTCCTTTTAGTTCTGATTGGCTCACAGATTCCCATCTGTTATTCTGAAGATGGACGACGCGATCAAAGAGTTTTCGTTCTGATTGGCTCACAGATTCCCATCTGTTATTCTTCGAGTGTCGGTCTTCGATCTATGCCAGCAGTTCTGATTGGCTCACAGATTCCCATCTGTTATTCTATTGACAATAAATACATAAAACGATGAGCAGTTCTGATTGGCTCACAGATTCCCATCTGTTATTCTGCCTTGATGAAAACACCGATGCCGCCAAGAGTTCTGATTGGCTCACAGATTCCCATCTGTTATTCTGGCTCAGGCATAATATATGCCAGAGTAATAGTTCTGATTGGCTCACAGATTCCCATCTGTTATTCTCAGCGATCGAGCCAGTATCGCTAACTGAAGGTTCTGATTGGCTCACAGATTCCCATCTGTTATTCTTCGATCAACACAGTTGAAAATGGTGCGACAGTTCTGATTGGCTCACAGATTCCCATCTGTTATTCTCTTATTTAAATTTTACAAAGGAGATTGCATGTTCTGATTGGCTCACAGATTCCCATCTGTTATTCTTGTCTTGCCTGGTTGGATAAAATTTTTCATGTTCTGATTGGCTCACAGATTCCCATCTGTTATTCTAAGTAGGACGTTTAAACAAATCTGATTACGTTCTGATTGGCTCACAGATTCCCATCTGTTATTCTTTTATTACGCGAATCGTGCGAAGGCTAACAGTTCTGATTGGCTCACAGATTCCCATCTGTTATTCTCCCTAGTCGCAACCCTCGCAAGCAAGGATCGTTCTGATTGGCTCACAGATTCCCATCTGTTATTCTGATAAAGTAATGTTTTTGGCTGACGATAATGTTCTGATTGGCTCACAGATTCCCATCTGTTATTCTTTTTATGTATTTATTGCACAGACAGTAAATGTTCTGATTGGCTCACAGATTCCCATCTGTTATTCTATTTGTCCGCATTGGTTGCAGGCGGTCATAGTTCTGATTGGCTCACAGATTCCCATCTGTTATTCTAGAGGGGGCTGCGCATCGTTGGTATGGAGCGTTCTGATTGGCTCACAGATTCCCATCTGTTATTCTTCACGCCCCATAAACCCTTGATAATAAAAGGGTTTATGGGTTTTTGTGGGGTTGAAAAATACCTAAAAAATTAGAAAAGTAAGAGTTGATCGGGGCTTTTTAAACGGCTTTTGGTGCCACAATAAAAGGTTTTTATGCTCTCATATTGCTTATCTGTGATGACTAACATATGAACAGTTCCTTGATCGGGCATGTATTTTTCGATCTTTTTGATGAAGGTTTCAGCTTCTTCACGCCCTTTGCAATGACGCATATAAACAGAGAATTGCGCCATGGAAAAACCCAGATCAAGCAAATTATTGCGAAAGTCGCTGGCCCTTTTTCTTTGTTCTTTATTTACTACCGGTAAGTCAAAAAGCACCTGTAACCACAAAAGTCTATACCCACTATATTGCATAAAAGTTTAAATTTATGGATGTATCAAATAACTTATAATCTGCATTTAGAATCGCATTGGTGAAAGAGTGACAGTACTCGTGAATGGCAGAGCTTAGAGGTTTCTTCTCATTTCTATAAATAACTTCGTGTTCTAGAATAATCGAAAGCTTTCTTTTATTTTGTGGGCTTAGATCAGATTCATCTTGAAGTGTATAACAGTAGCTATCAACAAGGGGGCGGAATGGTTCCATCAAATCATCAACTAGGCAGAAGGGATTTTCAAAGTTGCTGTGGTGAATACCAATCGTGGGGTTTAGGCCGCTAGACGCGACAGAGCGGGCGACAGCACTTCTAAGAATTGCATAGCCGTAATTTAAAAATGAATTGGTTCCAGATAATACGGGGTCGCGTCTGAAGTTGTCTCCAAAGAGTGTTTTCCAGTAAAGGCGTGCCGCTTGTGCTTCTAGGTTTGTTTCATCATGTATTTCAACCTCATGGAAGAATTTATCCATAAGTATCTGTTCTTTTTTTAAGTGCTTAAGAAGCTGATGTTGTTGCCAAATCTTTTGTTTGACGGCTTTTTGCCAAAGTCGTCCCTTTTGAATATCTGAAAGTGATATCTGGGCGGCTTGACGTTTTTGTGTAAGCGAATGACCTTGATATCCGAGCATACTGGCAAGGGGAGTGTATTTGCTGTCACAGAAGATAATAGGAATATTTCGTTCTATCATCGAGGTCACAACATTGGTGCTAATCAGTACATCTTCCGAAAGGATCAAAGCTGTGAATATGTCATCCAAAGGTATTTCGGACTCACCTTTGGATGACAATACAACTAAATGGCCTCTCGATTTGGTAATTTTTAAACCTGGAGAAAGAAACTCTAAAACGTGGTTTTTCATTTTAGAAGGGGTCCATTATCGGTAATGACTCCAGTTGGAGAAACTGATACTTTTCGAAATTTATAGTCAACTAATTTAGTATAGGCTGGTATAAATTGCGTTTCATTTGCTAGTTCAGATGATTGATTTATTTTAAGGAAGTATAGCTTTTTATTGGCGGCCCTTATCGACTTAACAATATAATAATTTAATTGATTATTTACTTCAAGAGCAACAGTGTCACCTTTGTAAACTTTTGTTACCAATTTCGCTGCTGGGTGTGGTCTTAAGTCATTCGGGTTCTTAGAGTTAAGATCGAACGTTTTAATCGCTGTAAAAATGTAATCTGTTTTTCTCTTTTTATGATTATCTGATTTTAATGTTATATTCTGTGGAAGACACCAAATAGCTAAATAGTTGATATCGCCTTTTTGATAGTGTTTAACGTGCTGCTTGTCCTTACCATGAGTGATCTTGGCAAGACCACTTTCAATTAGACCAATATCGGCAGGATTTTCTTTTGTAACATCATAGACTCTTAGTTTTTTAACCCCGCTTTTTGCAAGAGAGATTACGCCACTTTTTTCTGCGAGATTCTGTAAAGATTGACTTCGTATTGTGGATGGATCTTTAACTGAATCAAGAGATTTGGTTGTGATAAGTTTGAAATCGTTCTCTTCCTCATATTTATTTGGATTTTTAATCAATCCAAAACAAGTCTCCTCCATAAACGGCCCATTTTTCCCATGATCTACCTTGTGAGAAACAATGATCTCATTAAACTTTACATCAGCATCTTTGATGAAACCTTTCCAAGGCTCTGGAATAGGTATTCTATTCGGGTCTTGATTGCGTGCGGAAGCATCGGAAATACGTTTAAGGTAACTGCGGGAAGTTAGGGCTACAGTTAGGGCGTCGATAGCGTGATGGCGATGGTCTTCACGATTTTTAGTACCATCCGGCTTTTGAATGAACTGATTGAGTCCAAGTTTTCCCCGAATGATACTTGTCATTTGCCCACGGCTGGCAACAATCTTGTAAGGATCAGTTATGGAGCCTAGGTATTTTTTCGCAATTTTAGATATGTAACGAGTGTCATTTAGGTGACGTTGTAAAAACTGATCCTTTTCTTCAAATTTTTTAATAGCGTCCTCAGCAAATCTCCATTGTTTATGGTAGGGTAGTCTTTTTGCGAGTTCTTGAATTGACGCCCATTTTTCAGTATCTTGCCCGAAAGCCTCATAAGGGGTGCGATTACGTTTTTTCACGTTTTCTGAAGCTAATACCAAGACTTTATTGGCAAGGCTATCATCAAGAGTTCGTGAAAAAGGTAAAATATGATCCACCTGTACTTCATCAGAAAGAACCATCCGAGCTGAAATCGTTTTGCCTGAATAAGCACAAACTTGATTGTTCATAGCATCTAGTTCAAACCACAGCTTGACTCGTTCAAAATTAAAAGCGCTAGGCTTTTGATTATGTTTTTCAATAAAGTCCCGAACCTGTTCGTTCAGTTCCTCATTCTTTTTTTTCTTACGGTTGTCAAAATCACGTTCCTCTTTAGACTTTTTTAAATCACGGGCGAACTCAATATGAATATTGGTGGGTTTTCCATATTGCTCAATCAAGTCATTTACAACCTGCCTGATTTGGTTAAGTGCTGCATGTACTGTAGGATTAGCTATTTTACCATAGCGTTTCTCGTCTTCATTTAGAGTTAGGTTGTTGTCTTTAATATGTTGGGGAATTGGCTGCATAGAGTCGGGGATGCTGGCGCCGTAATAATCAAGTCTGTCTATTAAGGAAGTCTCTTCTTTTTCATTTTTAAATAAATCGTCAACAATTAAAGTTGGGTGGCGTTCCTCTTCTAAGATAAGAGAAACGATTTTCTGCAAGGCTTCTTTAGAATATGAACAGGTGGCCTCTTGAACATTAGGAACTTTTTCTTCTAATAAGTTTTCGATTATTTCAGAGTCTATTTTAAGTTGCAGAAGTCCTTTCTTAATTTCTTCCACAGACATGTCAGAGAAGTAGATTTCAGCAACTTCATCTTTGAGTTTTAAATCTAGAGAAGCCCACTCCTCGGCAAACAGTAAAGATTTGCTGAAGAAGTGGTTTGTAGTCGAAATTTTAATTTTATCTTTTGATTTAGATCTTTCTATAGAAAAGCTTAAATCAGATGGGAGTTTTAGAAGTTTTTTGATTTTTGTGTAAGTCGCTTCTCTGGTGTTTTTCAGCTCATGGAAAACTTTAAAAATTTGTTCGGAACTTAAAGAATGAGAATGAAAGTTCTCATCTTGATAGCTCAGATTAAAAAGCTCTGTTAAGAAACGATACTCTTCAAAAGAAGGCATATACTTATAGGTTCTTTTTTTGTCCTCGAATAAAGAGCACGTTCCGGTTTCTACTGGCTTCAGAGGTCTTTGATGGAACATTCTATTTCTTAGAGTATTCCATTGTTCGTCGGAGATCTCGGGAAAAAATTTACTTTGGGTTTCAACGATAAAGTCAAATTCATCCTCTATCAACTGACGCAATAAATGAAAGTCATTTTCGATAGTGGCTTTAGTAGATAAACCTTTTATATATCGGTCATGTAAATATTGGCCGACAGTTTTAAAGTCATTCTCTTT encodes the following:
- a CDS encoding YcaO-like family protein, which codes for MELQKKLNTSIYNLTKRNVLKVSKIIWPQDFHNLIYDYHVDLSIDSFKTTGRGTATNADKALQIAFAEAYERLIILENNIPSSNGCAVFTDILTAQEKALCELQERDFFLLNYHGGFLKSFRCFDLEEPFDRFHRKENISCRIFQNDLANKVFSLCFLQLESMCFIGMGLHISKYQAALTSHIEAFRQLLYFKNRRISTPTTIDQFSQIKKYSYNEHGNLLFDPKFSDFFKNFIFQFSGKWVYEDTSSTTSFVEYKSHVLKDIPLVFVRASNPNMLDLYRGFPDIDKIYKRLKISSSLLNSINTFPHPIR
- the cas2 gene encoding CRISPR-associated endonuclease Cas2 translates to MWLQVLFDLPVVNKEQRKRASDFRNNLLDLGFSMAQFSVYMRHCKGREEAETFIKKIEKYMPDQGTVHMLVITDKQYESIKTFYCGTKSRLKSPDQLLLF
- the cas1 gene encoding type II CRISPR-associated endonuclease Cas1, with the translated sequence MKNHVLEFLSPGLKITKSRGHLVVLSSKGESEIPLDDIFTALILSEDVLISTNVVTSMIERNIPIIFCDSKYTPLASMLGYQGHSLTQKRQAAQISLSDIQKGRLWQKAVKQKIWQQHQLLKHLKKEQILMDKFFHEVEIHDETNLEAQAARLYWKTLFGDNFRRDPVLSGTNSFLNYGYAILRSAVARSVASSGLNPTIGIHHSNFENPFCLVDDLMEPFRPLVDSYCYTLQDESDLSPQNKRKLSIILEHEVIYRNEKKPLSSAIHEYCHSFTNAILNADYKLFDTSINLNFYAI
- the cas9 gene encoding type II CRISPR RNA-guided endonuclease Cas9 (Cas9, originally named Csn1, is the large, multifunctional signature protein of type II CRISPR/Cas systems. It is well known even to general audiences because its RNA-guided endonuclease activity has made it a popular tool for custom editing of eukaryotic genomes.), with amino-acid sequence MKYTLGLDVGTNSIGWAVLELNTNGEPQRIEKLGSRIFTDGRHPKDGTTLASKRRQKRHERRRRDRLHQRKKLVLNQLVSMGLFPQSEQEQQDLKSLDVLTLRANGVSKQLSAYELGRVFYYLNLKRGFKSNRKGGSEEDKANKISERIKKLQEQLKENDFKTVGQYLHDRYIKGLSTKATIENDFHLLRQLIEDEFDFIVETQSKFFPEISDEQWNTLRNRMFHQRPLKPVETGTCSLFEDKKRTYKYMPSFEEYRFLTELFNLSYQDENFHSHSLSSEQIFKVFHELKNTREATYTKIKKLLKLPSDLSFSIERSKSKDKIKISTTNHFFSKSLLFAEEWASLDLKLKDEVAEIYFSDMSVEEIKKGLLQLKIDSEIIENLLEEKVPNVQEATCSYSKEALQKIVSLILEEERHPTLIVDDLFKNEKEETSLIDRLDYYGASIPDSMQPIPQHIKDNNLTLNEDEKRYGKIANPTVHAALNQIRQVVNDLIEQYGKPTNIHIEFARDLKKSKEERDFDNRKKKKNEELNEQVRDFIEKHNQKPSAFNFERVKLWFELDAMNNQVCAYSGKTISARMVLSDEVQVDHILPFSRTLDDSLANKVLVLASENVKKRNRTPYEAFGQDTEKWASIQELAKRLPYHKQWRFAEDAIKKFEEKDQFLQRHLNDTRYISKIAKKYLGSITDPYKIVASRGQMTSIIRGKLGLNQFIQKPDGTKNREDHRHHAIDALTVALTSRSYLKRISDASARNQDPNRIPIPEPWKGFIKDADVKFNEIIVSHKVDHGKNGPFMEETCFGLIKNPNKYEEENDFKLITTKSLDSVKDPSTIRSQSLQNLAEKSGVISLAKSGVKKLRVYDVTKENPADIGLIESGLAKITHGKDKQHVKHYQKGDINYLAIWCLPQNITLKSDNHKKRKTDYIFTAIKTFDLNSKNPNDLRPHPAAKLVTKVYKGDTVALEVNNQLNYYIVKSIRAANKKLYFLKINQSSELANETQFIPAYTKLVDYKFRKVSVSPTGVITDNGPLLK